The Aneurinibacillus sp. REN35 genomic interval TCAAGAAAGGAAGAAGTCGATGTCCGATTTGTTGTCTAACTTTCCGCTCTGGTCTGCGCTGCTTGCCATTGGCATCGCTCAAGGTGTGAAAGTCCCTATTACGTACATTGCGATTCGCAAGTGGGATTGGAGACTCGCCTTCAGCACGGGAGGAATGCCGAGCTCTCACTCGGCGGCCGTTACTGCGCTTACAACAGCGGTAGGTCTCACTGAAGGGTTCGGGTCTTCATATTTTGCCATAGCGGTTATTTTTTCGATTATCATTATGTTTGATGCTGCGGGCGTTCGGCGCCACGCAGGCACGCATGCGGCGGTTCTCAATCTGCTGGTGGAGGACTTCAACCAGCTAATCGAGGAACTCAAGTCCATGCGCGTCAAACCACGCCGGGAAAGAGCAGAGAAGCTCAAAGAATTATTGGGTCACCAGCCAAGCGAAGTGCTTGTTGGAGGATGGCTCGGTATTATTCAATCCCTTGCGCTATATTATCTGCTACAACTGTAAGCTGCGCTACATAGACGCACACTAAAAGAGAGGACAGGATAGCCTGTCCTCTTTATAATTCGATTATTGTTTTTTTACTTCGCTCTTCAATGCTTCATGCAGACGGGCAAAAGCAGCTTCATTCACCTTACCCCTGCCTCGCTCGATCACGTATACATCCAACTGCTTTTTACCCCAGTGTTTGTACACATCCTCTTTTTTATCGAAAAACAAGTCAATCTTATTTCCTTTAATTGCAGATCCAATATCGGTAACCACTCCATAACCGTAGCCCGGGATATACAAAATCGTTCCAAGCGGAAATACATTCAAATCAGCAGCAATCGTAGAGAAGGAACGAGCGTCGCGTTTCACTTTAACTCCCGAGTATGTAATCCCATAAGCGGGATGTCCAATATCTTTGCCTGTAGATTCAGGCCCCGGTGAATAACCCGTTGCCGTAACGTGTACTTTTGGATATTGGGTGAGCGTGGCCAGCGTCTCTACTGTTTCACCCTGCGATGCGAGCGGAAAACGCTCGATTGTCTGTTTTTTCTCCACTTGCTTCGCCTCGGATGAAGGTGTGTTTTGCCTTTTTACCGTGACCTGCCCCTGCTTCTCAGCCTGCTTGGTTTCAGGGAATACAACCGTCTTCTGCTGCGGCTTATCAAGCAACATATAGATACCAAGTACTGTACAGACGAGAGCGATGAGCAGATAGGCAAGAGAGCTTTTCACGTTTTTTACAATAATGTCCATGTAAGCAATAGCCTCCTCTTCTACTCATCATCTCCCGTTCATTCAGCACTTATACATAAAAAAAGAAGCCCCCTGTCAGGAGCTTCAGTTTCAAGCAATCGGT includes:
- a CDS encoding divergent PAP2 family protein codes for the protein MSDLLSNFPLWSALLAIGIAQGVKVPITYIAIRKWDWRLAFSTGGMPSSHSAAVTALTTAVGLTEGFGSSYFAIAVIFSIIIMFDAAGVRRHAGTHAAVLNLLVEDFNQLIEELKSMRVKPRRERAEKLKELLGHQPSEVLVGGWLGIIQSLALYYLLQL
- a CDS encoding 3D domain-containing protein: MDIIVKNVKSSLAYLLIALVCTVLGIYMLLDKPQQKTVVFPETKQAEKQGQVTVKRQNTPSSEAKQVEKKQTIERFPLASQGETVETLATLTQYPKVHVTATGYSPGPESTGKDIGHPAYGITYSGVKVKRDARSFSTIAADLNVFPLGTILYIPGYGYGVVTDIGSAIKGNKIDLFFDKKEDVYKHWGKKQLDVYVIERGRGKVNEAAFARLHEALKSEVKKQ